Proteins encoded in a region of the Tissierellales bacterium genome:
- a CDS encoding NUDIX domain-containing protein, which translates to MGIRSTAKAVIFRQGKLLLNKCFDEHNGSYYSLPGGGQHTDETIHEALIRECREETGYSVIPENFLALCEEICQNPKTREINPEYIHKMYHIFLCTIESDKVQEPTEVDDMQICSEWIELDKIDNIRLMPEMLNGKMKTLVDTKIPMFLGAKRIDYNHG; encoded by the coding sequence ATGGGTATTAGAAGTACGGCAAAAGCTGTTATATTTAGACAGGGAAAGCTTCTTTTAAATAAATGTTTTGACGAGCATAATGGTAGCTATTATTCACTTCCAGGAGGTGGACAACATACTGATGAAACAATTCATGAAGCTTTGATTCGAGAGTGTCGAGAGGAGACTGGCTATAGTGTAATTCCGGAAAATTTTCTAGCGCTATGCGAAGAAATATGTCAAAATCCAAAAACTAGAGAAATTAATCCAGAATACATACACAAGATGTATCACATTTTTTTATGTACTATAGAATCAGATAAAGTGCAGGAGCCTACAGAGGTAGATGATATGCAGATCTGTAGCGAATGGATAGAATTAGATAAAATCGATAATATTAGATTGATGCCAGAAATGTTAAATGGCAAGATGAAAACACTTGTAGATACTAAAATTCCAATGTTTCTAGGTGCAAAGAGAATTGATTATAATCATGGATAA
- a CDS encoding MarR family transcriptional regulator translates to MAYRAEDSIELLLSRVLSKWRRTILKEFKKYDMTTEQWSLLNRLWEQEGISQTKLAQMTSKDLPTITRILNKIENKELIVRKSDPNDRRASLIFLTEKGRLLEDKLNPIAKNISERALENISGEDIDKLKKVLNNIFMNLEEM, encoded by the coding sequence ATGGCGTATAGAGCAGAGGATTCAATAGAATTGTTGCTCAGTAGAGTATTGTCTAAGTGGAGACGTACGATATTGAAGGAATTTAAAAAATATGATATGACGACAGAACAATGGTCTCTTTTAAATCGATTATGGGAACAGGAGGGAATATCACAAACTAAATTAGCTCAGATGACATCAAAAGATTTACCTACTATAACTAGAATATTAAATAAAATTGAAAATAAAGAATTGATAGTAAGAAAAAGCGATCCAAATGATCGCAGAGCTTCTTTGATATTTTTGACTGAAAAAGGAAGACTTTTGGAGGATAAATTGAATCCAATTGCAAAAAATATTTCTGAAAGGGCATTGGAAAACATATCAGGAGAAGATATAGACAAGCTAAAAAAAGTGTTAAATAACATATTTATGAATTTGGAGGAGATGTAA
- a CDS encoding aminoglycoside 6-adenylyltransferase, whose product MRSENAIMSEFMKWANSNESVRMAILTSSRAAKKCELDFLSDYDIELYVSDIGVFMSDEWLNVFGDVMVRWPYKPRCTGDEGWITRLVLFDDGVRIDFQITDNRNIEFERYKNGYKVLLDKDNRTMDIPDATYDEFIIKKPTREEYETVVNEFWWNVYYVPKYLWRDQLPFSKFMLDNILRYEYLHTVVDWYIGLEHDWKIETGALGKKYKEILSADDWSEFETTYVGGGIDENWKALKRLTSLFRRLGKKISDELGYEYPDEVDRKVMIFCEKIMDTEKLKN is encoded by the coding sequence ATGCGAAGTGAAAACGCTATAATGTCAGAATTTATGAAATGGGCAAATAGTAATGAATCAGTTAGAATGGCTATATTAACAAGTTCAAGAGCTGCTAAGAAATGTGAATTAGATTTCTTGTCAGATTATGATATCGAGTTGTATGTTTCTGATATAGGGGTGTTTATGAGCGACGAATGGCTAAATGTTTTTGGAGATGTAATGGTTAGATGGCCGTATAAACCTAGGTGTACTGGCGACGAAGGATGGATTACAAGGTTGGTTTTGTTTGATGATGGAGTGAGAATAGATTTTCAAATAACAGATAATAGGAATATAGAGTTTGAAAGGTATAAAAATGGATACAAAGTATTGCTTGACAAAGATAATCGTACAATGGATATACCAGATGCAACATACGATGAATTCATAATAAAAAAGCCAACTAGAGAGGAATACGAAACAGTAGTAAATGAGTTTTGGTGGAACGTGTATTATGTTCCTAAGTATCTCTGGAGAGATCAATTGCCATTTTCAAAATTCATGCTTGATAATATTTTGAGATACGAATATTTACATACTGTAGTAGATTGGTATATAGGTTTAGAGCATGATTGGAAAATCGAAACTGGAGCGTTAGGCAAGAAGTACAAAGAGATTTTAAGCGCAGATGATTGGAGTGAATTTGAAACAACTTATGTAGGTGGGGGAATTGACGAGAATTGGAAAGCGCTGAAGCGACTAACTAGTTTGTTTAGAAGATTGGGAAAGAAAATATCTGATGAGCTTGGCTATGAGTACCCAGATGAAGTTGATAGAAAAGTTATGATATTTTGTGAAAAGATAATGGATACAGAAAAGCTGAAGAATTAG
- a CDS encoding MerR family transcriptional regulator translates to MFKIGELAKQFSISRSTLLYYDKIGLLKPTERSSKNYRLYSSADVDRLKIIIQHREAGIELNEISKLFDIEKNNLTDILTRRLENIQGEIIMLKKQERIILAILIDQVTRSDKIIFDKASWSTLLSNLGFSNKDMMDWHKEFEINSKEEHERFLKAIGMSGKEIKDLKKMLI, encoded by the coding sequence ATGTTTAAAATTGGAGAGTTAGCAAAACAATTTAGTATATCAAGAAGTACTTTACTTTATTATGATAAAATTGGGCTATTAAAACCTACAGAGAGAAGCTCGAAAAATTATAGGCTTTATTCAAGTGCTGATGTTGACAGGTTAAAAATAATAATTCAGCATCGTGAAGCTGGAATTGAACTTAATGAAATTTCAAAGTTATTTGATATAGAAAAAAATAATTTAACTGATATATTGACTAGACGATTGGAAAATATTCAGGGAGAGATTATAATGCTTAAAAAGCAAGAACGTATTATACTAGCCATATTGATAGATCAAGTTACTAGAAGTGATAAAATTATTTTCGATAAAGCTTCATGGAGTACATTGCTAAGTAATCTAGGTTTCAGTAATAAAGATATGATGGATTGGCATAAGGAATTCGAGATAAATTCGAAAGAAGAACATGAAAGATTCTTAAAAGCTATTGGTATGTCAGGAAAAGAAATAAAAGATCTAAAAAAAATGCTTATTTGA
- a CDS encoding MerR family transcriptional regulator, giving the protein MDIKFSVKELSQIVGISSRNIRYYDDIGLFKCSGNLDNGYRYYTIDKIEEIYIINYLRHMGISIKEIKSHLENRNIDEYDSILNNQLDKVTAEILKLQRIQYQIKRRIASLDFIRSIPPIGEIFVQTLPALRIIKLEKEIKGQIDWEVAIRNIDSGEGLPTGAFVGDIGFFVDMNAVKTRAAEEFTGMFLVADDPIYDMSTKTSELKSGKWLSVFVKGDHHEARMYYDDLLDYALEHELELDSYAVERTLIDHYISSDPNLHITEILIPIMG; this is encoded by the coding sequence ATGGATATTAAATTTAGTGTGAAAGAATTGTCTCAAATTGTAGGTATTTCTAGCCGCAATATAAGATACTATGATGATATAGGCTTGTTCAAATGTAGTGGGAATTTAGATAATGGATATAGATATTATACAATTGATAAAATAGAGGAAATTTACATAATTAACTATCTGAGACACATGGGTATTTCTATAAAGGAGATAAAGAGTCACTTAGAAAATCGTAATATAGACGAGTACGATAGTATATTAAATAATCAATTGGATAAAGTCACCGCTGAAATATTGAAATTACAGAGGATACAATATCAAATAAAGAGGAGAATTGCTTCATTAGATTTTATAAGGAGTATACCTCCGATTGGAGAAATTTTTGTTCAAACGCTACCTGCACTTAGGATTATTAAGCTGGAAAAAGAGATAAAAGGACAGATTGATTGGGAAGTAGCTATTAGAAATATAGATAGTGGAGAGGGATTGCCAACAGGTGCATTCGTAGGAGATATAGGTTTTTTTGTGGATATGAATGCGGTTAAAACTAGAGCAGCTGAGGAATTTACTGGTATGTTTTTAGTGGCAGATGATCCTATATATGATATGTCTACAAAAACGTCTGAACTAAAGTCTGGAAAGTGGTTGAGCGTTTTTGTTAAAGGAGATCATCATGAAGCTAGGATGTATTACGATGATTTGCTCGATTATGCGTTAGAGCATGAATTAGAATTGGATTCATATGCTGTAGAGAGAACACTGATAGATCATTATATTTCAAGTGATCCTAATCTTCACATAACTGAAATATTGATACCGATAATGGGATAG